A genome region from candidate division KSB1 bacterium includes the following:
- the secG gene encoding preprotein translocase subunit SecG: MYSILIALFILVALLMILVILVQSGKGGGLAGIAGGGDMGGVFGGKGSAPFLVKATTILATLFMLIALVVGIMTRGSADQSSIMQREREQRMSSPARTLPEVPSEQPAPGQMPQN, from the coding sequence ATGTATAGCATCTTGATTGCTCTTTTTATACTTGTTGCACTTTTGATGATTCTTGTCATTTTAGTCCAGTCCGGTAAAGGCGGTGGATTGGCAGGTATTGCCGGAGGTGGTGATATGGGAGGCGTGTTCGGAGGAAAAGGCTCCGCTCCCTTTTTGGTAAAAGCGACAACGATATTGGCTACTTTGTTTATGCTTATAGCGTTGGTTGTGGGCATAATGACCCGCGGTTCTGCTGATCAAAGTTCTATCATGCAGAGAGAGCGCGAACAACGAATGTCTTCTCCGGCGCGCACCTTGCCGGAAGTGCCGTCTGAACAACCGGCGCCGGGCCAGATGCCGCAAAATTAA
- the ade gene encoding adenine deaminase — protein MLTERIKVARGETKADLLFTNGRVIDVYGNSIVQQDVAVWQDRIIGIGPGYRAKQTVDLQGACISPGFIDAHVHIESSMVEIPQFTRAVLPIGTTTVVTDPHEIANVLGYEGIRYMMDSAKHNPLNVYFMLSSCVPSTHLETSGSQLRAFDILPLLESKWILGLAEMMNYPGVLNRDQDVMDKLGIVGSKRVDGHAPGLSGKDLNAYIAAGVESDHECTTAEEAEEKLRCGMYIMIREGSGAKNLQALLPLVNQNNERRFMFCTDDRHPHDILKEGHINYIIRQSVRLGLPPITAIRMATLNPAEYFNLRLLGAIAPGKMADLVIFEDFESMAIQQVYKNGKLVASKGKPVYKVPDYKVNPVRSSVNIKWLEGGEFQIPATGKKARVIEIIPDQIVTKELITPVSSCNGLVESDTEHDILHFYVLERHRATGNIGKGLVKGFGLKQGAVATTINHDSHNLAVLGVDEHDIEKAVITLNKIGGGIAVVCNREVVDVLELPIAGLMSHQPLETISKRMHKITESIKALGCELDDPVMLLSFLALPVIPQLKLTDKGLVDVSLFKHVDLFVK, from the coding sequence ATGCTGACGGAACGAATCAAAGTTGCCCGGGGAGAAACGAAAGCTGATCTCTTGTTCACCAACGGACGTGTTATCGATGTTTACGGCAACAGTATTGTCCAACAGGATGTTGCTGTCTGGCAGGACCGTATCATTGGCATCGGACCCGGATATCGGGCCAAACAGACGGTTGATCTTCAGGGCGCTTGTATCTCGCCGGGTTTTATCGACGCTCACGTCCACATCGAAAGCTCCATGGTGGAAATCCCTCAATTTACACGCGCTGTTCTTCCTATCGGCACCACAACCGTGGTCACCGACCCGCACGAAATCGCCAATGTACTCGGCTATGAAGGTATCCGCTATATGATGGATTCCGCCAAACACAATCCCCTGAATGTGTATTTTATGCTGTCCTCCTGTGTTCCGTCTACGCATCTGGAAACATCCGGTTCTCAGCTTCGGGCGTTTGATATTTTGCCGTTGCTGGAGAGCAAATGGATTCTGGGGCTGGCTGAAATGATGAATTATCCGGGTGTGTTGAATCGGGACCAGGATGTGATGGACAAGCTGGGTATCGTGGGTTCGAAGCGGGTTGACGGGCATGCTCCCGGATTGAGCGGCAAGGATCTGAATGCTTATATCGCAGCCGGAGTCGAATCGGATCACGAATGTACCACCGCTGAGGAAGCTGAAGAAAAGCTAAGGTGCGGCATGTATATTATGATTCGAGAAGGTTCCGGAGCCAAAAATTTGCAGGCTTTGCTTCCGCTTGTGAATCAAAACAACGAACGTCGATTTATGTTCTGCACCGATGATCGACATCCTCATGACATTCTAAAGGAAGGGCATATCAACTATATTATCAGACAGTCGGTGCGCCTCGGACTGCCGCCGATCACGGCTATCCGTATGGCGACGCTGAATCCGGCTGAATATTTTAATTTACGTCTTTTGGGCGCTATTGCACCCGGCAAGATGGCAGACCTGGTGATCTTTGAGGATTTCGAGTCCATGGCGATACAGCAGGTGTATAAAAACGGCAAATTGGTGGCCTCGAAAGGAAAGCCGGTGTACAAGGTTCCGGATTACAAGGTAAATCCGGTTCGAAGTTCTGTTAATATTAAATGGCTCGAGGGTGGAGAATTCCAAATTCCCGCAACCGGGAAAAAAGCCAGGGTGATCGAAATTATACCCGATCAGATCGTGACAAAAGAGCTGATCACGCCTGTTTCCTCTTGCAACGGATTAGTAGAATCCGATACCGAGCATGATATTCTGCACTTTTATGTGCTGGAGCGGCATCGGGCGACGGGTAATATCGGCAAAGGTTTGGTCAAGGGATTTGGACTCAAACAGGGGGCAGTGGCCACCACGATCAATCACGACAGCCATAACCTTGCGGTGCTGGGTGTGGATGAACATGATATTGAAAAAGCAGTGATTACGCTGAACAAGATAGGTGGCGGAATCGCTGTTGTTTGTAATCGCGAGGTGGTTGATGTTCTGGAACTGCCGATTGCCGGACTCATGTCGCATCAACCTCTTGAAACGATCAGCAAACGCATGCACAAGATTACAGAATCCATCAAAGCGCTGGGGTGCGAACTGGACGACCCGGTCATGTTATTGTCCTTTCTTGCACTGCCGGTTATTCCCCAACTCAAACTTACTGACAAGGGATTGGTTGATGTATCATTGTTTAAACATGTTGATCTGTTTGTTAAATAA
- a CDS encoding tetratricopeptide repeat protein, whose translation MNTKKTKYFVLPLVLLFMASFVFAQSSQELQQEYNEKLQQLKQINADMSAPDITKEKYDQLKQRYDELQKEIAQLKEKLNQDKAYQDRMNRAKLAYNNGNTFYKQGQYDKALEAYDKSISIDSSNARAYYGKGLSFYRQRKYSEAIEAFQNAVDVDPTYYSAYSTLGSVYRSRRMYDKAIEAYQKAIDLNPDRHTYVYNLGTTYLSAKQLDNAVNAFRKAIQIKSDYEKAYNSLGVALLQRGDTQDAINAFQNAISIDDEYDEAYWRLSSALNQVGRHQEALEAAQNCLENTRRFNGAANYEAGLACKNLGRTQQAIGYFESAAQDRNWRKNAEYELKQLRGE comes from the coding sequence ATGAACACGAAAAAAACAAAATATTTTGTATTGCCTCTTGTTTTGTTATTCATGGCAAGTTTTGTCTTTGCACAATCAAGTCAGGAGCTGCAGCAAGAGTATAATGAAAAACTCCAACAGCTGAAGCAGATTAACGCTGATATGAGTGCGCCTGATATTACCAAGGAAAAATATGATCAGCTTAAACAGCGATACGATGAGTTGCAGAAGGAAATTGCTCAGCTCAAAGAAAAGCTGAATCAGGATAAAGCCTATCAAGACCGTATGAATCGTGCAAAGTTGGCTTATAACAATGGAAATACGTTTTACAAACAAGGCCAATACGACAAGGCTTTGGAAGCCTATGATAAATCGATCTCGATTGATTCCAGCAACGCCAGAGCCTATTACGGCAAAGGTTTATCCTTTTACAGGCAGCGCAAGTATTCGGAAGCGATTGAGGCGTTTCAGAATGCAGTGGACGTGGATCCGACCTATTACAGCGCCTATTCTACGTTGGGATCCGTTTATCGCTCCCGACGGATGTATGATAAAGCCATTGAAGCTTATCAAAAAGCGATTGATTTAAACCCCGATCGTCATACTTATGTTTATAATCTGGGTACCACTTATCTCAGTGCAAAACAGCTGGATAATGCGGTCAATGCGTTTCGCAAGGCCATCCAGATTAAATCGGATTATGAAAAGGCCTACAATAGCCTTGGTGTTGCGCTCCTACAGAGAGGCGATACTCAGGACGCGATTAACGCCTTTCAGAATGCGATCAGTATCGATGATGAATATGATGAAGCGTACTGGCGTTTATCCTCTGCCTTGAACCAGGTCGGTCGTCATCAGGAAGCGTTGGAAGCTGCGCAAAATTGTCTTGAAAACACACGCCGTTTTAACGGCGCCGCCAATTATGAAGCGGGGTTGGCGTGCAAAAACCTGGGTAGAACGCAACAGGCTATCGGGTATTTTGAATCCGCGGCTCAAGACCGCAACTGGAGAAAGAATGCAGAATATGAGTTAAAACAGCTTCGCGGCGAATGA
- a CDS encoding purine-nucleoside phosphorylase, giving the protein MKLKDKVSDALEIIRKQIPEPPETAVVLGSGMGGFAHLLDDAVILNASDIPHYPVSTVPGHQGRWVCGSLNKRPVLCVQGRVHHYEGYSLAQVTFYVHLLASMGIKNLILTTASGGLNPDYKPGDIMLIKDHINFAFRNPLIGPSDDQLGPRFPDMSEPYDAGLRRIAEQAAGRINLQLRQGVFVWVIGPSYETAAEVKALHMLGGDSVSMSTVPEVIVARQRSLRLLGLSLITNLGTGLSGKPLSHEEVKLTAEASAATLQTLITETLNLMP; this is encoded by the coding sequence ATGAAGTTAAAAGATAAAGTTTCGGACGCCCTTGAAATAATCCGTAAACAGATTCCAGAGCCGCCGGAAACAGCGGTTGTTCTCGGCTCCGGTATGGGAGGATTTGCCCATCTGCTGGATGATGCTGTAATCCTGAACGCCTCCGATATCCCTCATTATCCGGTATCGACCGTTCCCGGGCATCAGGGACGATGGGTGTGCGGATCTCTGAATAAACGGCCTGTCCTCTGTGTACAGGGTCGCGTGCATCATTACGAAGGATATTCCCTGGCCCAGGTGACTTTTTATGTTCATCTGCTCGCCAGTATGGGAATCAAAAACTTGATTTTGACAACCGCCAGCGGTGGATTAAATCCTGATTACAAGCCCGGCGACATTATGCTGATCAAAGATCATATTAATTTTGCCTTTCGAAATCCTTTGATCGGACCATCCGATGATCAGCTCGGCCCGCGTTTTCCGGATATGAGCGAACCCTATGATGCCGGTTTGCGCCGGATTGCGGAACAGGCGGCAGGGCGTATAAATCTGCAGTTGCGGCAGGGCGTGTTTGTCTGGGTGATCGGTCCCAGCTATGAAACCGCGGCCGAGGTCAAGGCTCTGCACATGCTGGGCGGTGATTCGGTATCCATGTCCACGGTTCCGGAGGTTATTGTCGCGCGACAGCGTTCGCTGCGGCTGCTGGGATTGTCTCTGATCACCAATTTGGGCACCGGGTTGTCCGGAAAACCGCTTTCGCATGAAGAGGTTAAATTGACGGCGGAAGCGTCAGCCGCTACGCTGCAGACCCTGATCACGGAAACCCTGAATCTGATGCCCTGA
- a CDS encoding DUF362 domain-containing protein, producing MKHVNRRHFLKETAAAGAALSLLSASPAVFAQSRSDIVVVKNASPVELVRTAVEKLGGMQRFVKKGDQVLLKPNIAWDRSPEQAATTNPEAVAEVVKMCREAGAKNVLVLDRTCNQARRCYRNSQIEKAAKEAGATVRHVIDARFEKMDIPQGEYVNSWDVYRDVMDSDVMINMPIAKTHGISTLTLGMKNLMGVLGGNRGGLHRNFHEKIVDINTAIVPDLTIIDAYRILTANGPSGGNLEDVKLTKTVIAGTNTVSVDACATGLFGLKPTDIGFLVTAHERGMGEIDLNKLAIETVDLSA from the coding sequence ATGAAACATGTGAACAGACGTCATTTCCTGAAAGAGACTGCGGCGGCAGGGGCTGCACTTTCTCTGCTCTCGGCATCACCTGCCGTTTTTGCCCAATCCCGGTCTGATATAGTGGTTGTCAAGAATGCTTCGCCTGTAGAACTGGTCAGAACCGCTGTCGAAAAGTTAGGTGGCATGCAGAGGTTTGTGAAAAAAGGCGATCAGGTTTTGCTTAAACCCAATATCGCCTGGGACCGAAGTCCGGAGCAAGCCGCTACAACCAATCCGGAGGCTGTGGCAGAAGTTGTGAAAATGTGCCGGGAGGCCGGTGCAAAAAATGTACTGGTTTTGGATCGAACCTGTAATCAGGCGCGACGTTGCTACCGAAACAGTCAGATTGAAAAAGCGGCCAAAGAAGCGGGCGCCACAGTGCGTCACGTCATTGATGCGCGTTTCGAAAAAATGGACATTCCGCAGGGTGAATATGTGAATTCCTGGGATGTGTATCGGGATGTAATGGATTCCGATGTGATGATCAATATGCCGATTGCCAAAACGCACGGTATTTCTACGCTGACCCTGGGAATGAAAAACCTTATGGGTGTTTTGGGCGGCAATCGCGGAGGACTACACCGTAATTTTCATGAAAAAATTGTGGATATCAATACGGCTATCGTTCCTGATTTGACCATTATAGATGCTTATCGAATTTTAACAGCGAACGGACCTTCCGGTGGGAATCTGGAAGATGTAAAATTGACAAAAACTGTCATTGCCGGTACCAATACCGTGTCTGTTGACGCCTGTGCCACAGGACTGTTTGGTCTCAAACCAACAGATATCGGATTCCTGGTCACTGCTCATGAGCGCGGTATGGGGGAAATCGATTTGAATAAACTGGCAATCGAAACTGTTGATCTTTCTGCTTAA
- a CDS encoding thymidine kinase, with amino-acid sequence MISVVPNDMGWIEMICGPMFSGKSEELIRRLRRAEIAKLNTAIFKPEIDNRYSNNHIVSHSEQRIESISVTGAQDIRENVGNAQVIGIDEAQFFDMDLVDVCQELANKGKRVIVAGLDQDYTGKPFDPVPQLLAVAEFITKTLAICMKCGNPADRTQRLTHDSQRVIVGASNIYEARCRFCHIVEK; translated from the coding sequence ATGATAAGTGTCGTACCTAATGATATGGGCTGGATCGAGATGATTTGCGGTCCCATGTTCAGCGGTAAATCCGAAGAGTTGATTCGTCGATTACGGCGGGCAGAGATTGCGAAACTCAATACCGCTATTTTTAAACCCGAGATTGATAATCGATATTCCAATAATCATATTGTATCTCACAGTGAGCAACGAATTGAATCTATTTCCGTCACCGGCGCTCAGGATATTCGGGAGAATGTCGGGAATGCTCAGGTTATCGGAATCGATGAAGCGCAGTTTTTTGATATGGACCTTGTGGATGTGTGTCAGGAACTGGCCAATAAGGGCAAACGAGTCATCGTGGCGGGACTGGATCAGGATTACACCGGAAAACCCTTTGATCCGGTTCCTCAACTGCTGGCAGTGGCAGAGTTTATTACGAAAACTCTGGCCATTTGTATGAAATGCGGCAATCCGGCGGATCGGACCCAGCGATTGACTCATGATTCTCAGCGTGTTATTGTCGGGGCCTCGAATATTTACGAGGCCCGCTGTCGTTTTTGCCATATCGTGGAAAAATAA
- a CDS encoding long-chain fatty acid--CoA ligase, with amino-acid sequence MFPFLYRQIENLVSFVSPKKQEEKDQCAFPYAQKPWFSQYAAGVPKSIEIPNLTLTDIFDQAVRSNPQNDAVVYFGRRLTFEQLQDYVLRAAFSFDDWGVVKRDRIALIMPNIPQFLICYWALLRLGAVAVPINPFLAPDEIRQQLKISGSRIVIVFDRVSYKLQASSLQRVIKVCAGSYMPFFPKTVYKVRKKFMPGAATARLRVPINAFRRFLKQRRLEYSTPVNPDDAAVMLFTGGVTGIPKGVMLTHKNLVANTLQCQAWVADIQTAREKVLGVLPFFHSYGLSACLHLSIFIRSTLLLVPKFSTGKIIDLINKYEISIFPGVPTMYSNIVRRLSLSHVSIHPVRISISGGAPLSYEIQNEFETLTGGRLVEGYGLTEASPITHCNPLDGTARPQSIGLPYPNTEARITRPESNTCVPVGEVGELQVRGPQVMPGYWNAAKETEHIMTADGWMRTGDLAKMDQDGFFYIVDRLKDVILFGGFNVYPSEVERVLNQHPHIQESAVVGEPDPVYGEIVSAFVIPVQGKVTLSQVKLFLNDKLARYKMPRKLTCVDQLPRNFIGKILRRHLIQNET; translated from the coding sequence GTGTTCCCTTTCCTGTACAGGCAAATAGAAAATCTTGTTTCATTTGTCTCGCCCAAAAAGCAGGAAGAAAAGGATCAGTGTGCATTTCCGTACGCACAAAAGCCCTGGTTTTCCCAATACGCGGCCGGAGTCCCAAAGTCTATCGAGATACCGAATCTCACATTGACTGATATATTTGATCAGGCCGTCCGGTCGAATCCGCAAAACGATGCGGTTGTCTACTTTGGGCGCAGATTGACCTTTGAGCAGCTTCAGGACTATGTTCTTCGGGCGGCGTTTAGTTTTGATGACTGGGGTGTTGTAAAACGCGATCGAATTGCCTTGATTATGCCCAACATTCCGCAATTTTTAATTTGCTACTGGGCCTTGCTCAGGCTGGGTGCGGTTGCGGTGCCTATTAATCCGTTTTTGGCGCCAGACGAGATCCGGCAGCAGCTTAAGATCAGCGGTTCCCGTATCGTGATTGTGTTCGACCGGGTGTCTTACAAACTACAGGCTTCCTCGCTGCAAAGAGTGATCAAGGTATGTGCCGGATCCTATATGCCGTTTTTCCCCAAGACAGTATACAAGGTTCGCAAGAAATTCATGCCCGGCGCGGCAACCGCCCGGCTGCGGGTTCCCATCAACGCCTTTCGTCGATTTCTGAAACAGCGTCGATTGGAGTATTCTACACCCGTTAATCCTGATGATGCCGCGGTTATGCTGTTTACAGGGGGTGTAACCGGTATCCCCAAAGGGGTCATGTTGACTCATAAAAACCTGGTGGCCAATACGCTTCAATGTCAGGCCTGGGTGGCGGATATTCAAACAGCCCGGGAAAAAGTGCTGGGGGTGCTTCCGTTTTTTCACAGTTACGGATTATCCGCTTGTCTGCATCTTTCGATATTTATCCGGAGCACCTTGCTGCTGGTTCCGAAATTCAGTACCGGTAAAATCATCGATTTGATCAACAAATATGAAATATCGATTTTCCCCGGTGTTCCTACCATGTATTCCAATATTGTCAGACGCTTATCCCTGTCCCATGTTTCGATACATCCGGTGCGGATCAGCATCAGCGGCGGTGCTCCCCTGTCTTATGAAATCCAGAACGAATTCGAAACCCTGACGGGCGGGCGTCTTGTGGAAGGCTACGGATTGACCGAAGCGTCGCCGATCACCCATTGCAATCCCCTGGACGGTACGGCACGGCCTCAAAGTATCGGCCTGCCCTATCCCAATACAGAGGCCAGAATTACCCGGCCTGAGAGCAATACCTGTGTTCCAGTGGGTGAGGTCGGTGAACTGCAGGTTCGGGGGCCGCAAGTCATGCCGGGATACTGGAATGCCGCAAAGGAAACCGAGCATATCATGACCGCGGATGGATGGATGCGCACCGGAGATCTGGCGAAAATGGATCAGGATGGGTTTTTTTATATTGTTGATCGTCTCAAGGATGTCATCTTGTTTGGCGGTTTTAATGTATATCCGTCCGAAGTGGAGCGGGTATTAAACCAACACCCCCATATACAAGAAAGTGCAGTTGTTGGTGAACCCGACCCGGTGTATGGTGAAATCGTCAGTGCTTTTGTGATCCCGGTCCAGGGCAAAGTCACTTTGAGTCAAGTCAAACTTTTTCTTAACGATAAACTGGCGCGATATAAAATGCCGCGCAAGCTGACCTGTGTGGATCAACTCCCGAGAAATTTTATCGGTAAAATCCTGCGTCGTCATTTAATACAGAATGAAACCTGA
- a CDS encoding MFS transporter — translation MSKDFNKVLKDAFKELRETLLAFIKAPRALWGINLPYVLEGLTYFGILTILGKFCSENVSLNDLHAGWVYGGVTGGITFAMLLFGGVSDRIGIRKSLALAFGGMVVGRLLVSLAGTLPLGSGMGSPMFLLMSLGLLIMVISYGTYQPAAYAGVKRYTTPKTAAMGYAVVYALMNLGAFLSGPIATFTRQASETTFPPNGLTAIFWVFTGITLLSLLATATIITKRVDQRAVERVARETREIAKDREPLKDKDTKPAQLKKNPSITDRSFFILPGHWPCWWFCCG, via the coding sequence ATGAGCAAAGATTTTAATAAAGTACTCAAAGATGCCTTTAAGGAGCTAAGAGAAACCCTTCTGGCTTTTATCAAAGCACCAAGAGCCTTATGGGGAATCAATCTGCCCTATGTCCTGGAGGGTCTGACTTATTTTGGAATTCTCACAATTTTGGGGAAATTCTGTTCTGAAAATGTCAGCCTGAATGATCTGCACGCCGGCTGGGTGTACGGCGGTGTAACCGGAGGCATTACCTTTGCCATGCTGCTGTTCGGAGGCGTATCCGACCGTATCGGCATTCGTAAATCCCTGGCGCTTGCATTTGGCGGCATGGTTGTCGGGCGTTTATTGGTCTCACTGGCCGGAACTCTGCCGCTTGGCTCCGGAATGGGATCGCCCATGTTTCTGCTCATGTCGCTTGGACTTTTAATCATGGTTATCTCTTACGGAACCTATCAACCGGCTGCTTATGCCGGCGTTAAACGCTACACCACCCCCAAGACCGCAGCCATGGGATACGCAGTGGTATACGCTTTAATGAATCTGGGCGCCTTTCTTTCCGGCCCGATTGCCACATTTACACGACAGGCATCGGAAACCACTTTTCCACCGAATGGATTAACGGCGATTTTCTGGGTGTTCACCGGAATCACCTTGCTTTCTCTGCTGGCTACAGCCACTATTATCACAAAGCGGGTTGATCAGAGAGCGGTTGAGCGCGTGGCCCGGGAAACCCGGGAAATCGCTAAAGATCGGGAACCGCTAAAAGACAAAGACACCAAACCGGCACAATTAAAGAAGAATCCGTCAATAACGGACCGTTCTTTCTTTATCTTACCGGGACATTGGCCGTGCTGGTGGTTCTGCTGCGGTTGA
- a CDS encoding 4Fe-4S binding protein, whose translation MRTARRISQVFFLLFFLFLFFQARYPYETALSSDLFLRASPLVAFSTFLASRSLASSMFIALGLLLLTIPLGRFFCGWICPLGTTIDATDKMFKRKHKKPATRFRSWKFFILAFVLAASVFSVQLIWFFDPIALFTRTMTTVIYPAFSFVLFGLFNTLFSWGVLENAVYTTFDFAQRTVLPFEQPLFYQSLGVFAVFVVIIGLGVVSRRFWCRNLCPLGALLGLFSKWRLTQRYVSQACTHCSQCQKSCRMNAIEDDYTINNTVECIECADCVAVCPPNAVSYRFGKNPGLNEIDFSKRHFLQAGAAGLAGVAVVKTAQADVYNKGKAIRPPGAIEENRFLDKCIRCEECVKICASTGGCLQPALLETGWEGMWTPVSVPRKGYCEFNCNMCGQVCPTGAIQELALEKKKTIKLGQAYFDKSRCIPWYSQEDCLVCEEHCPVSDKAIKFDERDTVGPDGSPRTVKFPYLEENLCIGCGICENKCPVVGKPGIFVTASGNQRVQFKG comes from the coding sequence ATGAGAACGGCCCGTAGAATTTCACAAGTTTTCTTTTTATTGTTTTTTCTCTTTTTGTTTTTTCAAGCGCGTTATCCCTATGAGACAGCTCTTTCTTCTGATTTGTTTTTACGCGCCAGCCCTCTTGTAGCTTTTTCCACCTTTTTGGCCTCCCGATCGCTGGCTTCCAGCATGTTCATTGCATTGGGTTTGCTTTTGCTTACCATTCCTTTGGGACGTTTTTTTTGCGGATGGATCTGTCCGCTCGGTACCACCATTGATGCAACGGACAAGATGTTTAAACGGAAACATAAAAAGCCTGCCACACGTTTTCGTTCCTGGAAATTCTTTATTCTTGCATTTGTTCTGGCGGCATCCGTGTTTTCAGTTCAGCTCATCTGGTTTTTTGATCCCATTGCATTGTTTACGCGAACGATGACAACCGTGATCTATCCGGCATTTTCTTTTGTGTTGTTTGGTCTATTCAACACCTTGTTCAGCTGGGGTGTGCTGGAAAACGCGGTTTATACAACGTTTGATTTTGCTCAACGTACGGTTTTGCCCTTTGAACAACCCTTGTTCTACCAATCTCTGGGCGTGTTTGCGGTATTCGTGGTGATTATTGGTCTTGGTGTTGTGAGCCGCCGGTTTTGGTGCCGCAATCTGTGCCCTTTGGGCGCATTGCTGGGACTTTTTTCCAAGTGGAGACTGACGCAGCGTTATGTTTCCCAAGCCTGTACGCATTGCAGTCAGTGCCAAAAAAGCTGCCGCATGAATGCCATTGAAGATGATTACACAATCAACAATACGGTAGAGTGTATTGAATGTGCGGATTGTGTCGCGGTTTGTCCGCCCAATGCGGTTTCTTATCGATTCGGTAAAAATCCCGGACTCAATGAGATAGATTTCAGCAAACGGCATTTTCTTCAGGCCGGCGCAGCCGGTCTTGCCGGGGTTGCGGTGGTTAAAACCGCTCAGGCTGATGTCTATAATAAAGGCAAGGCAATCCGTCCTCCCGGAGCGATTGAAGAAAACAGGTTTCTCGACAAATGTATACGCTGCGAAGAATGCGTAAAAATCTGTGCATCCACCGGCGGCTGCCTGCAGCCTGCTTTGCTGGAAACCGGCTGGGAAGGCATGTGGACACCCGTTTCTGTTCCCCGGAAGGGATACTGTGAATTTAATTGTAATATGTGTGGTCAGGTTTGTCCGACCGGAGCGATCCAGGAACTGGCCCTGGAAAAAAAGAAAACAATCAAACTGGGTCAGGCCTATTTCGACAAAAGCCGGTGTATCCCCTGGTACAGCCAGGAAGACTGTCTGGTATGCGAAGAACACTGTCCGGTTTCGGATAAGGCGATCAAGTTTGATGAACGGGATACGGTCGGCCCGGACGGAAGCCCGAGAACTGTGAAATTTCCATACCTTGAGGAAAATTTATGTATTGGCTGCGGCATCTGCGAAAACAAATGTCCGGTTGTCGGCAAACCGGGAATTTTTGTAACCGCCTCGGGCAATCAGCGAGTTCAATTTAAAGGATAA
- the tpiA gene encoding triose-phosphate isomerase produces MRRRIIAGNWKMNKTVEESVELAEGIKNALNHSDVDVVLCPPFTNLYAVHQVIKNEPIGLGAQNIFWEDKGAFTGEISADMLKSVGCHYVIIGHSERRQYFSETDETVNKRIKQALANDLTPIVCVGELLEERESGDTEKVVETQIKGAFKDIEKSDAAKMVVAYEPVWAIGTGKVATPEQAQDVHKMIRRLLSDLYGAEVADAIRIQYGGSMKPKNAKELLEQPDIDGGLIGGAALEAESFLGIINA; encoded by the coding sequence ATGAGACGTCGTATCATTGCTGGAAATTGGAAAATGAACAAAACGGTGGAAGAGTCCGTTGAATTGGCAGAGGGCATTAAAAACGCTCTGAACCATTCGGATGTCGATGTTGTGCTGTGTCCTCCGTTTACAAACTTGTATGCTGTCCATCAGGTGATAAAAAATGAACCGATCGGATTGGGCGCGCAGAATATCTTCTGGGAAGACAAAGGCGCGTTCACCGGTGAAATATCCGCTGATATGCTGAAATCGGTCGGCTGCCACTATGTCATTATCGGTCACTCGGAACGGCGGCAGTATTTTAGTGAAACTGATGAAACGGTGAACAAGCGAATAAAACAGGCTCTTGCCAATGATTTGACGCCTATCGTGTGTGTAGGTGAACTGCTTGAAGAACGTGAATCCGGTGATACGGAAAAGGTTGTGGAAACTCAAATCAAAGGCGCGTTCAAAGATATTGAAAAATCCGATGCGGCAAAGATGGTTGTCGCTTATGAGCCGGTATGGGCAATTGGTACCGGAAAAGTGGCAACTCCCGAACAGGCTCAGGATGTTCATAAAATGATTCGTCGGTTGTTGTCTGATCTGTACGGCGCTGAGGTCGCGGATGCGATTCGAATTCAGTATGGTGGGAGTATGAAACCCAAAAATGCGAAAGAGTTATTGGAACAACCGGACATTGACGGTGGTTTAATAGGCGGTGCCGCTCTGGAAGCGGAATCGTTTTTGGGCATTATAAACGCATAA